From a region of the Trichocoleus sp. genome:
- a CDS encoding DMT family transporter → MTSSARPTRWQIGSILTIGVFSVSAAAIFIRLALQAAGVQGVGFSLVLAAARLTLAALALIPAWRGFSVVTLRSSAALFSIAAGLFLAVHFATWITSLSYTSIAASATLVTTNPVWVALLSWLWFGEKPRLLTVVGILITLVGGLLVAIGGAGTANTASNPLLGDFLALVGSWAVSLYFLLGREAQRRGLTISHHITLTYTTAALLLLPLPLLFGTAYTGYPIPVYGYIFLMALFPQLIGHTSLNWAVRWVSPTLVTLAILAEPVGSSFLGAIVFQENPGGMVIAGAIVILGGVAVAALGTREKNLRQESGDLMAGD, encoded by the coding sequence ATGACATCTTCTGCGCGTCCCACTCGGTGGCAGATTGGTTCTATCCTGACGATCGGGGTTTTTTCAGTCTCTGCAGCCGCAATTTTTATTCGGTTGGCGCTGCAAGCGGCGGGAGTACAGGGAGTGGGGTTTAGTTTGGTTTTAGCAGCAGCTCGGCTGACCTTAGCGGCTCTGGCACTGATTCCTGCTTGGCGAGGCTTTTCAGTCGTGACGCTCCGATCTTCTGCTGCTCTGTTTTCGATCGCCGCAGGGCTATTTCTGGCAGTCCACTTTGCCACCTGGATTACTTCGTTGTCTTATACCTCGATCGCCGCTTCCGCAACGCTGGTAACTACGAATCCAGTTTGGGTAGCTTTACTGTCATGGCTATGGTTTGGAGAGAAGCCGCGTCTGCTGACGGTTGTTGGCATTCTGATCACCCTGGTGGGTGGATTACTCGTCGCGATCGGGGGTGCGGGAACTGCGAATACGGCAAGCAATCCACTACTGGGTGATTTCCTGGCGTTAGTCGGTTCTTGGGCAGTCAGTCTCTATTTTTTGCTGGGGCGGGAAGCCCAACGTCGAGGGTTAACAATCAGCCATCACATCACCCTGACCTACACCACTGCGGCTCTCCTGCTGCTGCCGTTGCCACTGTTGTTTGGTACAGCTTATACAGGCTATCCAATCCCGGTTTATGGCTATATTTTCCTGATGGCACTCTTCCCCCAACTGATCGGGCATACCAGCCTCAATTGGGCAGTCCGTTGGGTCTCGCCAACCCTCGTTACCCTGGCAATTCTGGCAGAACCAGTGGGGTCTAGTTTTCTAGGGGCGATCGTGTTTCAGGAAAATCCGGGAGGCATGGTGATTGCTGGAGCGATCGTGATTTTGGGTGGGGTTGCTGTGGCAGCATTGGGGACAAGGGAAAAGAATCTGCGGCAAGAGAGCGGGGATCTGATGGCTGGTGATTAG
- the acsF gene encoding magnesium-protoporphyrin IX monomethyl ester (oxidative) cyclase — translation MVDSLKKPDTAELRPGVKVPSKDTILTPRFYTTDFDEMAKMDVSLNEEELEALMAEFRADYNRHHFVRTEDFNQSWDHIDGETRRLFVEFLERSCTAEFSGFLLYKELARKLKGKNPVLAEGFNLMSRDEARHAGFLNKAMSDFGLQLDLGFLTESKSYTFFKPKFIFYATYLSEKIGYWRYITIYRHLEANPNDQIYPIFKFFENWCQDENRHGDFFDAVMKSQPQILNDWKARLWSRFFLLSVFATMYLNDIQRSGFYQSIGLNARDYDIHVIRKTNETAGRVFPLILNVDHPIFFKLMDESAAANLKIAEISNSDAPGFVKLLRKLPLIGKIGVNMLRLYVMKPIDTARLEGSVR, via the coding sequence ATGGTAGATTCTCTGAAAAAACCTGACACTGCAGAGCTTCGACCTGGGGTTAAGGTTCCATCCAAAGACACTATCCTCACCCCCCGGTTCTATACCACCGACTTCGACGAGATGGCGAAGATGGACGTCTCGCTCAACGAAGAAGAACTAGAGGCTCTCATGGCGGAGTTTCGGGCTGATTACAATCGCCATCACTTTGTGCGGACTGAAGATTTTAATCAATCTTGGGATCATATTGATGGTGAAACCCGACGCCTATTCGTTGAATTTTTGGAGCGGTCTTGCACGGCTGAGTTTTCCGGCTTCCTCCTTTACAAGGAACTTGCTCGTAAGCTGAAAGGCAAGAATCCAGTCCTAGCAGAAGGTTTTAACCTGATGTCACGCGATGAAGCGCGTCATGCAGGCTTTCTGAACAAGGCAATGTCTGACTTTGGGCTACAGCTCGATCTGGGCTTTTTAACAGAAAGTAAGAGCTATACCTTCTTCAAGCCCAAATTCATTTTCTATGCCACTTATCTGTCGGAGAAAATTGGCTACTGGCGATACATCACCATCTATCGTCACCTGGAAGCAAATCCTAACGATCAGATTTACCCCATCTTCAAGTTCTTTGAGAACTGGTGTCAGGATGAGAACCGCCACGGTGACTTCTTTGATGCCGTGATGAAGTCTCAGCCGCAAATTTTGAACGACTGGAAAGCGCGTCTCTGGAGCCGTTTCTTCCTGTTGTCAGTATTTGCCACGATGTACCTGAATGATATCCAGCGATCGGGCTTTTATCAGTCAATCGGGCTGAATGCACGCGACTACGATATCCACGTCATCCGCAAAACCAACGAAACTGCTGGACGGGTCTTCCCGCTTATTCTTAACGTCGATCATCCTATCTTCTTCAAGCTTATGGATGAGTCGGCTGCGGCAAACTTGAAGATCGCTGAAATCAGCAACTCCGATGCACCCGGATTCGTGAAGCTGCTGCGGAAGCTGCCCCTCATCGGCAAGATTGGCGTTAACATGCTGCGCCTCTATGTGATGAAGCCGATCGATACGGCTCGTCTTGAGGGTTCGGTTCGTTAA
- a CDS encoding cobyrinate a,c-diamide synthase — translation MVVIAGDRSGVGKTTITLALLAALRRRGASVQSFKVGPDYIDPMFHRYVTGRACRTLDPLLTSETYVCDCFQRHAQSADYALIEGVMGLFDGATGASDWASTAHIARLLHRPILLVLDCSRLSRSVAAIVHGYRSFDPRLEFAGIILNRVGSDRHLDLLKTALEPLNIPILGVLHRQAEITIPDRHLGLVPTAELPEMEGLIDQLASLAEVCFDWARLLPLLAGYRETGYRETGYRETEKGKENSSVRPDSLLSRNFADQKPRIAVAFDRAFSFYYADNLELLEALGAELLLWSPLAEALPENVSGLYFGGGFPEVFAAELSENRRARAAVRSAVLSGMPTYAECGGLMYLSQQITDFSDQSFEMVGVLPTVAQMGKRLTLGYRRATAQQESLLLPKGSIVWGHEFHRSQLTQLPTNPLYLLQNYDADRSIPPEGWQCHQLQASYVHLHWGATPQIPYRFLEACTRFTQASALPFVPNS, via the coding sequence ATGGTTGTAATTGCAGGCGATCGGAGCGGTGTAGGTAAAACGACAATAACCCTGGCTTTGCTGGCAGCATTACGGCGGCGGGGGGCATCAGTGCAGTCGTTTAAGGTGGGTCCAGATTACATCGATCCGATGTTTCACCGCTATGTTACCGGACGTGCCTGCCGCACCCTTGATCCGTTACTGACCTCAGAAACCTACGTTTGTGATTGCTTTCAGCGTCATGCCCAATCTGCTGACTATGCTCTGATTGAGGGCGTCATGGGCTTATTTGACGGAGCAACTGGAGCCTCAGACTGGGCAAGCACAGCGCATATTGCTCGGCTGCTGCATCGGCCGATTTTGCTGGTGCTAGACTGTAGCCGCCTTTCTCGCTCGGTTGCGGCGATCGTTCATGGTTATCGATCGTTTGATCCAAGGCTGGAGTTCGCTGGCATCATCTTGAACCGGGTTGGCAGCGATCGTCACCTCGACCTGCTGAAAACAGCACTGGAACCGCTAAATATCCCAATTTTGGGAGTGTTGCATCGCCAGGCAGAAATCACGATTCCCGATCGTCACCTTGGACTGGTGCCCACAGCGGAACTGCCAGAGATGGAAGGATTGATCGATCAGTTGGCGAGTTTGGCGGAAGTCTGTTTTGATTGGGCGAGGCTATTGCCGCTTTTAGCAGGGTACAGAGAAACCGGGTACAGAGAAACAGGGTACAGAGAAACAGAGAAGGGGAAAGAAAATTCTTCTGTCAGACCTGATTCCCTGCTCTCTCGCAATTTTGCCGACCAAAAACCCAGAATTGCAGTTGCGTTCGATCGCGCCTTTAGCTTCTACTACGCGGATAATTTAGAACTGCTGGAGGCATTGGGGGCAGAGTTGTTGCTTTGGAGTCCTTTGGCAGAAGCCCTGCCCGAAAATGTGAGTGGGCTGTACTTTGGGGGCGGTTTCCCAGAAGTGTTTGCTGCAGAACTGAGTGAAAATCGACGGGCAAGAGCAGCGGTGCGATCGGCAGTTTTGTCTGGGATGCCAACCTATGCGGAATGTGGTGGGCTGATGTACTTGAGTCAGCAAATTACAGATTTTTCAGACCAGTCCTTCGAGATGGTTGGTGTTTTGCCAACGGTAGCCCAAATGGGCAAACGGCTGACGCTGGGTTATCGGCGAGCAACGGCGCAACAGGAAAGCCTGCTTCTACCCAAAGGATCGATCGTTTGGGGGCATGAGTTTCACCGATCGCAGCTAACCCAACTGCCAACAAACCCGCTTTACCTGCTGCAAAACTATGATGCCGATCGATCGATCCCACCGGAAGGCTGGCAGTGCCATCAGCTTCAAGCCTCCTACGTTCATCTCCACTGGGGGGCAACCCCTCAAATTCCTTACCGCTTCCTGGAAGCCTGTACCCGGTTTACCCAAGCCAGCGCTCTCCCCTTCGTTCCTAACTCCTAA
- a CDS encoding sodium:proton antiporter: MHSVLASIQQVNFPSQGSIEELVISWILLLLVATGVALLSRWFRIPYVTGLVLAGLAITNFIPDRVGLDSSLILNLFLPILLFEAAINTDISRLRSTIKPISLLAGPGVAIAAGVTAVGLKFALGLAWTPALLLGVILAITDTVSVIAVFKEVAVPSRLTTIVEGESLFNDGVALVLFNLILQSYETGSVTLSHGIQELFVVILGGTAVGLVLGYLGAAFFSRSEDNLTSILLTVALALGAFQVGHLLHVSGVVAVVVAGLMVGNVGLSRRVSASNRVTLYSFWEYAGFGVNTFIFLLIGVEVELLPFWQTLPTVLLAILAYQIGRVLAVYPLLLILRWFDRPIPIRWQHTLFLGNIKGSLSMALALSLPTSLPGRSYLITIVFGAVLLSLVVQGLSLPWIVKRLKLTAFSPAQQKTEELRAQLITAKAAQDELDGMLKSGVLPKAIYEEMRSTYQIQIAKAEKRLRDLYNQWTIDTTIGLANSSRLNGIYRRLLLVEKGALNNAVRQGILSEELVRDQLRQIDEKLLKLTED; the protein is encoded by the coding sequence ATGCATTCCGTACTTGCCAGTATTCAGCAAGTCAACTTCCCCTCCCAAGGCAGCATTGAAGAACTTGTCATCAGTTGGATCCTCCTGCTTCTGGTAGCGACAGGCGTTGCTCTCTTGTCTCGCTGGTTCCGCATTCCTTATGTAACTGGGTTGGTGTTAGCAGGTCTAGCTATTACCAATTTCATTCCCGATCGCGTTGGCTTAGACTCCTCCCTCATTCTCAATTTGTTTTTGCCAATTCTCCTGTTTGAGGCAGCCATTAACACCGACATCAGTCGGCTTCGCAGCACGATTAAGCCAATTTCGCTGTTAGCGGGGCCAGGTGTGGCAATTGCCGCAGGCGTGACTGCCGTTGGGCTAAAGTTTGCCTTAGGTCTAGCCTGGACACCGGCTCTTTTGTTGGGCGTTATTCTTGCGATTACCGATACGGTTTCTGTGATCGCTGTCTTCAAGGAAGTCGCTGTTCCCTCCCGGTTAACGACGATCGTTGAAGGAGAGAGCCTGTTTAATGACGGTGTGGCACTGGTGCTGTTTAACCTGATCTTGCAGTCATACGAAACGGGCTCAGTCACTTTAAGTCATGGCATTCAAGAATTATTCGTTGTGATTCTGGGCGGAACGGCAGTCGGGCTAGTGTTGGGCTACTTAGGAGCAGCTTTTTTCTCCCGGTCAGAAGATAACCTGACTAGCATTCTGTTAACGGTGGCATTGGCGCTGGGAGCCTTTCAGGTCGGGCATCTGTTGCATGTGTCGGGCGTGGTGGCTGTTGTGGTGGCTGGCTTAATGGTGGGAAATGTGGGGCTGTCTCGCCGGGTCTCTGCCTCCAACCGGGTGACGCTCTATAGCTTTTGGGAATATGCCGGGTTTGGCGTCAATACCTTCATTTTTTTGTTGATTGGGGTCGAGGTCGAGTTGCTTCCCTTCTGGCAGACGCTTCCAACCGTTCTGCTGGCAATCCTGGCATATCAGATCGGGCGTGTGCTGGCAGTGTATCCGCTTCTACTCATTCTGCGCTGGTTCGATCGCCCCATTCCAATCCGCTGGCAGCATACTCTTTTTCTAGGCAACATCAAAGGCTCTCTGTCGATGGCACTGGCGCTCAGTTTGCCGACTAGTCTGCCCGGACGCAGCTACCTGATTACGATCGTTTTTGGAGCGGTCTTGCTCTCGCTGGTGGTTCAAGGGCTCAGCCTTCCCTGGATTGTGAAACGCCTCAAACTTACGGCTTTCTCGCCTGCCCAACAAAAAACAGAAGAACTGCGGGCACAGCTAATTACTGCGAAAGCGGCTCAAGATGAACTTGACGGTATGCTGAAGTCAGGCGTCCTTCCCAAAGCGATTTATGAGGAAATGCGATCGACCTACCAGATTCAGATTGCCAAAGCAGAAAAGCGCCTGCGTGATTTGTACAACCAGTGGACGATTGATACGACGATCGGGTTAGCTAACTCCTCCCGGCTCAATGGCATCTACCGCCGCTTACTGCTTGTTGAAAAAGGGGCATTGAACAACGCAGTCCGACAGGGCATTCTCTCTGAAGAACTGGTGCGCGATCAGCTACGCCAGATTGATGAAAAGCTGCTCAAACTGACTGAGGATTAA
- the galE gene encoding UDP-glucose 4-epimerase GalE, with amino-acid sequence MAEAKPTILVTGGAGYIGSHAVLALQQAGYQVVVLDNLVYGHRELVESVLKAELVVGDTNDRALLDHLFSTHDIAAVMHFAAYAYVGESVTEPAKYYRNNVTGTLTLLEAMVDANIKKFVFSSTCATYGVPKTVPIPEDHPQDPINPYGATKLMVERILADFDPAYQLKSVSFRYFNAAGADPNGQLGEDHEPETHLIPLILLTAMGKRDAISIFGTDYPTADGTCIRDYIHVADLAAAHVLGLEYLLNGGDSQLFNLGNGSGFSVKEVIEAARAVTGKPIKVIECDRRPGDPPALVGSSAKARQTLGWQPKYNDIHQILTDAWNWHQKRHT; translated from the coding sequence GTGGCAGAAGCAAAGCCGACTATTTTAGTGACAGGTGGAGCCGGATATATTGGCTCTCATGCAGTCTTAGCCCTTCAACAAGCGGGTTATCAAGTGGTTGTGCTGGATAATCTGGTTTATGGGCATCGAGAACTCGTTGAATCAGTGCTTAAAGCAGAACTAGTCGTGGGTGACACAAACGATCGGGCTCTGCTCGATCATCTCTTCAGCACGCATGACATTGCTGCCGTCATGCACTTCGCTGCTTATGCCTATGTTGGCGAGTCGGTTACAGAGCCTGCGAAGTATTATCGCAACAACGTTACTGGAACACTGACTCTGCTTGAGGCAATGGTTGATGCAAATATCAAAAAATTTGTGTTCTCCTCAACCTGTGCCACGTATGGTGTGCCTAAAACTGTCCCCATTCCTGAAGATCACCCTCAAGATCCAATTAATCCCTACGGCGCTACCAAGCTGATGGTGGAGCGCATTTTGGCGGACTTTGATCCGGCTTATCAACTCAAATCCGTTTCTTTTCGCTATTTCAATGCCGCCGGAGCCGATCCCAATGGACAACTTGGGGAAGACCATGAGCCGGAAACTCACTTAATCCCGCTGATCCTGCTGACAGCGATGGGTAAGCGCGATGCTATTTCCATCTTTGGTACAGATTATCCGACTGCTGATGGAACCTGCATTCGAGATTATATCCATGTCGCTGACCTCGCTGCCGCTCACGTTCTGGGCTTAGAGTACTTGCTCAACGGGGGCGATAGCCAACTCTTCAACTTGGGCAACGGCAGCGGTTTCTCGGTGAAGGAAGTCATTGAAGCCGCCAGAGCTGTGACTGGAAAACCGATCAAAGTCATCGAGTGCGATCGTCGTCCTGGAGATCCGCCTGCATTAGTAGGGAGCAGCGCCAAAGCAAGACAAACACTCGGCTGGCAGCCCAAATACAACGACATTCACCAAATCCTTACCGATGCCTGGAACTGGCACCAAAAGCGTCACACCTAA
- a CDS encoding TrkA family potassium uptake protein, with product MYVLIGGAGLIGLNLAQQLVDLGHTIALIDINPIACRYAREQLGVMAFEGSAVSTELLMEAGIRKADAVAAVLREDALNLAMVALAKHYGVPQILVRMRHRDFAEPYRIAGATSIINAVDLAVSTMVNAIEYPQVESMMHFEQGQIEVLKLPIPAYSPIAGLSLAQIAQDPSFPEGLLIIGYQVHPHEDLVIPNGNTVIEVDSTVLMVTKPGALHQVIDYMQGSEK from the coding sequence ATGTACGTTTTGATTGGTGGAGCCGGATTAATTGGGCTGAACTTAGCACAGCAGCTTGTGGACTTAGGACATACGATCGCCCTGATAGACATCAACCCCATTGCCTGTCGCTATGCCCGTGAGCAGCTAGGCGTGATGGCATTTGAAGGAAGTGCCGTCAGTACAGAACTCTTGATGGAAGCCGGAATCCGCAAAGCAGATGCAGTCGCCGCTGTGTTGCGCGAAGATGCCTTGAATTTGGCAATGGTGGCACTGGCAAAACATTATGGTGTACCTCAAATTCTGGTGCGAATGCGCCATCGTGATTTTGCCGAACCCTATCGCATTGCCGGAGCCACATCGATCATCAATGCAGTTGATCTGGCAGTCTCCACGATGGTTAACGCGATCGAGTATCCCCAGGTAGAATCGATGATGCACTTCGAGCAAGGACAGATTGAAGTCTTGAAGTTGCCGATTCCGGCTTACTCGCCGATCGCAGGATTGAGCCTCGCCCAGATTGCTCAAGATCCATCATTTCCAGAAGGTCTGCTGATTATTGGCTATCAAGTCCATCCGCATGAGGATCTCGTTATTCCCAATGGCAACACCGTGATCGAGGTCGATTCAACTGTGCTAATGGTGACAAAACCAGGCGCACTGCATCAGGTTATCGATTACATGCAGGGAAGTGAGAAGTAA
- a CDS encoding glycosyltransferase family A protein: MKKIAIGILGYNEELGVSQLLDSLKKQILLQKNYEITVTVVSNGSTDNMAAVSRQKIADFVELGVKSQVVELPIADKCAAWNYFVHQAEKEADYYILLDADVTIVNSDGLTELITRLEQNPESRLCAGKVIDRKGNLVAHRLDGKCYAARGSILRNIAIPKGIVMDDTYVLVTAVTNWYETDFETGDRKGYLQQCSTVTVCSGSTPRDRNFSYWLACRKRTITGGYVQGQVDYCMRNIFGGGNHAKLVSMNLFQTNPDWFTQYLAKKFEPPKFDPSFVMRSLFSLKDVVQFVVYCYCYVLSLKGIRDQEFGSLAWRLKSRYW; this comes from the coding sequence ATGAAAAAAATCGCAATCGGTATTCTCGGTTACAACGAAGAATTGGGAGTGAGCCAACTTTTAGACTCACTGAAAAAGCAAATACTGCTGCAAAAGAACTACGAAATTACGGTTACGGTTGTTTCAAATGGCTCAACCGATAATATGGCGGCAGTGTCCAGGCAAAAAATTGCCGACTTTGTAGAATTGGGCGTCAAAAGTCAGGTTGTAGAACTACCGATCGCTGATAAATGTGCTGCTTGGAATTATTTTGTGCATCAAGCCGAAAAAGAGGCTGACTATTACATTCTGCTCGATGCCGATGTGACGATTGTTAATAGTGATGGCCTGACTGAACTGATTACACGACTCGAACAAAACCCTGAAAGCCGTCTTTGTGCTGGCAAAGTTATTGACCGCAAAGGCAACTTAGTCGCCCATCGGCTCGACGGTAAATGTTACGCTGCCCGTGGTAGCATCCTCCGCAATATCGCAATTCCGAAAGGCATTGTGATGGATGATACATATGTGCTTGTAACAGCTGTCACAAACTGGTATGAAACAGATTTTGAGACGGGCGATCGCAAAGGCTATTTGCAGCAGTGCAGCACCGTTACAGTTTGTTCTGGTTCAACCCCACGCGATCGAAACTTTAGCTACTGGCTTGCCTGCCGTAAACGCACCATTACGGGGGGATATGTGCAGGGTCAAGTGGATTACTGTATGCGAAATATTTTTGGTGGCGGCAACCACGCGAAGCTCGTTTCAATGAACTTGTTTCAAACGAACCCCGATTGGTTTACGCAATATTTAGCGAAGAAATTTGAGCCGCCCAAGTTTGATCCTTCTTTTGTGATGCGATCGCTCTTTTCCCTCAAAGACGTCGTGCAGTTTGTCGTTTACTGCTACTGCTATGTGCTTTCCCTTAAAGGGATTCGAGATCAAGAGTTTGGCAGTCTTGCCTGGAGGCTCAAAAGCCGTTACTGGTAG
- the ftsZ gene encoding cell division protein FtsZ, which translates to MNTTNPFGTNSGVHLGQVRDVRGALGEETRSGEIVPSSVAKIKVIGVGGGGCNAVNRMIASEVSGVEFWSINTDAQALTYADALNCLQIGQKLTRGLGAGGNPAIGQKAAEESRDEVAAALDHADLVFITAGMGGGTGTGAAPIVAEVAKEIGALTVGVVTRPFTFEGKRRTSQADEGIAALQSRVDTLIIIPNDKLLTVISEQTPVQEAFRVADDILRQGVQGISDIITIPGLVNVDFADVRAVMADAGSALMGIGVGSGKSRAREAATSAISSPLLESSIDGAKGVVFNITGGHDLTLHEVNSAAEIIYEAVDPNANIIFGAVLDDRLQGEVRITVIATGFSTEPQAPPAQAARVAPMKRSVPPSPLTPPSTSIPPAQEPRTKPGLDIPEFLQRRRPPR; encoded by the coding sequence ATGAATACGACAAACCCTTTTGGAACGAACTCTGGGGTACACTTGGGACAAGTTCGTGATGTCAGAGGCGCACTGGGCGAAGAAACCAGGAGTGGAGAGATTGTGCCAAGTAGCGTAGCCAAAATTAAGGTCATTGGGGTTGGTGGCGGTGGCTGTAATGCTGTAAACCGCATGATTGCTAGTGAGGTATCAGGGGTCGAGTTTTGGTCAATTAATACAGATGCTCAGGCGTTGACCTATGCCGACGCGTTGAATTGCCTGCAAATTGGGCAGAAGTTGACCCGTGGATTGGGCGCAGGTGGAAATCCGGCGATCGGGCAAAAAGCGGCTGAAGAATCACGCGATGAGGTGGCTGCAGCCCTAGACCACGCTGACCTCGTATTTATTACGGCAGGAATGGGAGGCGGTACAGGAACAGGAGCAGCCCCGATCGTCGCAGAAGTTGCCAAAGAAATTGGTGCTTTAACGGTGGGTGTGGTGACTCGTCCTTTTACCTTTGAAGGCAAGCGTCGCACCTCTCAAGCTGATGAGGGAATCGCAGCGCTCCAGTCGAGAGTGGATACGCTCATCATCATCCCAAATGACAAACTGTTAACGGTCATCTCTGAGCAAACGCCAGTACAAGAAGCTTTTCGCGTTGCAGATGATATCTTACGGCAGGGGGTTCAAGGCATCTCCGACATCATTACAATTCCGGGTTTGGTCAACGTGGACTTTGCCGATGTGCGGGCAGTCATGGCAGATGCAGGTTCAGCCTTGATGGGCATTGGCGTGGGTTCTGGTAAATCGAGAGCCAGAGAAGCTGCAACTTCAGCAATCTCCTCGCCGCTCCTAGAATCCTCGATCGATGGGGCAAAAGGGGTTGTCTTTAACATTACTGGGGGGCATGACTTAACGCTGCATGAAGTCAATTCTGCTGCCGAAATCATCTACGAAGCAGTTGATCCCAATGCCAATATTATTTTTGGAGCAGTGTTAGACGATCGTCTCCAGGGAGAAGTCAGAATTACGGTGATTGCGACTGGCTTCTCAACAGAGCCTCAAGCTCCTCCGGCTCAGGCAGCAAGAGTTGCTCCGATGAAGCGATCGGTTCCGCCATCGCCGCTGACTCCACCTTCAACCTCGATTCCGCCTGCTCAAGAACCTCGGACAAAACCCGGGCTTGATATTCCTGAGTTTTTGCAGCGTCGTCGTCCACCTCGCTAA
- a CDS encoding DUF697 domain-containing protein translates to MTPLLRRPILIGGLGLTFGTLALGSLDSTLSHWGGPIVWGTIALGSGLWWLQQRSTKLVDLPKLPLTPIDRSAVDRAFATVEQRIQQLSAEMGAENAETEAPIVALRQQLTTLTQSLERQQLQLSVMGGRAVGKSTISHLLQNHGLPTDALDVQQAVSSEPIQSSPTEIQDADVVLFLTTGDVTDSEFQTIQNLIAQRHRVLLLFNKQDQYLPDDRPVILQRLRQRVEGLLPTADVLGISAQPAPVKVRQVQADGSTQERLEHPVADIQALQERLGHILTHETQQLVYATVFRQSQALLRTVQTELNRVRRDRTLPVIEQYQWIAAAATFANPVSSLDLLATATINAQLIMDLGAIYQQKFSLEQAKTITGTLAGQMVKLGLVEVASQAIAPLLKTHALTYVAGGLLQGISAAYLTRVAGLSLVEYFEEQSYLPEAERSGFQIDRLIQKIKSVFEDNGRSVFVQNLVKQGIERLVPRSGSVAPSQV, encoded by the coding sequence ATGACTCCTTTGTTGCGGCGTCCGATTCTCATTGGTGGGCTTGGTTTAACTTTCGGCACATTAGCACTGGGCAGCCTGGACTCTACCCTTTCTCATTGGGGAGGACCGATTGTCTGGGGCACGATCGCACTTGGCTCGGGTCTATGGTGGCTCCAGCAGCGCAGCACAAAGCTGGTTGACCTGCCCAAGTTACCCCTGACCCCGATCGATCGCTCTGCGGTAGACCGAGCATTTGCCACCGTTGAACAGCGGATTCAGCAGTTGAGTGCTGAGATGGGAGCAGAGAATGCCGAAACAGAGGCACCGATCGTTGCCTTACGCCAGCAGCTAACAACTCTGACTCAAAGCCTCGAACGCCAGCAGCTTCAGCTTTCTGTTATGGGAGGACGAGCGGTTGGAAAAAGCACCATCTCCCACCTCCTACAGAATCATGGCTTACCGACTGATGCCCTGGATGTCCAGCAAGCCGTCAGTTCAGAACCGATCCAATCTAGCCCCACTGAGATTCAGGATGCAGATGTCGTCCTGTTCTTGACGACTGGAGATGTCACCGATTCTGAGTTTCAAACTATCCAAAACCTGATCGCCCAGCGGCATCGCGTCTTATTGCTCTTTAACAAGCAAGATCAGTACCTACCAGACGATCGTCCAGTCATTTTGCAGCGGCTTCGCCAGCGAGTCGAAGGTCTGTTACCCACAGCAGATGTTTTGGGAATTTCTGCCCAGCCTGCGCCTGTGAAAGTTCGGCAGGTACAAGCCGATGGATCAACGCAAGAGCGGCTCGAACATCCAGTAGCCGACATTCAGGCCTTACAAGAGCGCTTAGGGCATATTCTGACCCACGAAACGCAACAGCTTGTCTACGCGACTGTGTTTCGGCAGTCTCAGGCACTTCTACGAACAGTGCAGACAGAGCTAAACCGGGTTCGGCGCGATCGAACTCTGCCAGTCATTGAGCAATATCAATGGATCGCTGCTGCAGCCACCTTTGCTAACCCAGTTTCAAGCCTTGATTTGCTGGCAACTGCAACCATCAACGCGCAGCTAATTATGGATCTAGGCGCAATTTACCAGCAAAAGTTCTCCCTAGAGCAAGCCAAAACCATTACTGGCACCCTGGCAGGCCAAATGGTGAAGTTAGGGCTGGTAGAAGTAGCCAGTCAGGCGATCGCCCCCCTGCTCAAAACTCATGCGCTCACCTACGTTGCCGGAGGCTTATTGCAGGGCATTAGTGCAGCTTACCTAACGCGAGTTGCAGGCTTGAGCTTGGTGGAATATTTTGAGGAGCAAAGCTATCTGCCCGAAGCCGAACGCTCTGGATTCCAGATCGATCGCCTCATCCAAAAAATCAAGTCTGTGTTTGAGGATAATGGGCGATCCGTTTTTGTCCAAAATTTGGTGAAGCAGGGCATTGAGCGACTGGTGCCGCGATCGGGATCTGTTGCTCCGAGCCAGGTGTAG